A single window of Thalassomonas viridans DNA harbors:
- the argC gene encoding N-acetyl-gamma-glutamyl-phosphate reductase: MKVAVIGASGYVGAELIGLLCQHDNIAIQHLLVSENSASSGKTFADLHGRWRGICDLPLQSFSPSWFETYVSGVQDKDQALDAVFFATPHEFSALWAGAFIDAGIKVFDLSGGFRLKAPADYPLYYGFEHQDTHALSRAQYGLAEWQQRQIAAADLVAVPGCYPTASLLALKPVVAADLQLENSLVVVNGISGVSGAGRTASLASNFNEVSLMPYNILQHRHQPEISQEAGIQVIFNPHLAPYKRGLLATVTLQLKPGVSSGQVAATFDSAYHDQALIRLIGTWPKIDDVAHTPFADIHWQYDEQKQVLVVTCAIDNLLKGAAAQAVQCANIAMGLPVHYGLLPHTLADTSDGYSQLSHAAGING; encoded by the coding sequence ATGAAGGTTGCGGTTATTGGCGCCAGTGGTTATGTCGGCGCCGAGTTAATTGGTTTGTTGTGCCAGCACGATAATATTGCCATACAGCATTTGCTGGTATCAGAAAACAGTGCTTCCAGTGGGAAAACTTTCGCCGACTTACATGGCCGGTGGCGGGGGATCTGCGATTTACCCCTGCAGTCTTTTTCCCCAAGCTGGTTTGAAACTTATGTTTCCGGCGTGCAGGATAAAGACCAGGCCCTGGATGCGGTCTTTTTTGCCACTCCCCATGAATTCAGTGCCTTGTGGGCCGGTGCTTTTATTGACGCCGGCATTAAGGTTTTTGATCTCTCCGGCGGTTTCCGTTTAAAAGCGCCGGCGGACTATCCCCTTTATTATGGTTTTGAACACCAGGATACCCATGCCCTGAGCCGGGCCCAATACGGGCTGGCAGAATGGCAGCAGCGGCAAATTGCCGCTGCCGATCTGGTGGCCGTGCCCGGTTGTTACCCCACTGCCAGCCTGCTGGCATTAAAACCTGTGGTTGCCGCCGATCTGCAGCTGGAAAACTCCCTGGTGGTGGTTAACGGCATCAGCGGCGTCAGCGGCGCAGGCAGAACGGCTTCCTTGGCCAGCAATTTTAATGAAGTCAGCCTGATGCCCTACAATATCCTGCAGCACAGGCACCAGCCTGAAATCAGCCAGGAAGCCGGTATTCAGGTGATTTTTAATCCCCACCTTGCCCCCTATAAACGCGGCTTGCTTGCCACGGTTACCTTGCAGTTAAAGCCCGGAGTAAGCAGTGGGCAAGTCGCAGCGACCTTTGACAGCGCCTACCACGACCAAGCCTTAATCAGGCTTATCGGCACCTGGCCGAAAATCGATGACGTTGCCCATACTCCTTTTGCCGACATCCACTGGCAATATGATGAACAAAAGCAAGTGCTGGTGGTGACCTGCGCCATAGACAACCTGCTTAAGGGGGCGGCGGCCCAGGCGGTCCAGTGCGCCAATATCGCGATGGGCCTGCCGGTACATTATGGTCTGCTGCCGCACACTTTGGCGGATACCTCCGATGGCTATAGCCAGCTTTCGCACGCCGCCGGCATTAACGGATAG
- the argE gene encoding acetylornithine deacetylase, protein MNNLPDFTDSLKQLIASPSISSTQSSWDQGNLDIIQLLAAWFEQLGFNIQIQAVPHSNNKYNMLAKLGSGEGGLLLAGHSDTVPFDEDRWSSDPLSLTSKNDRFYGLGTCDMKGFFAFILQACRQLDAKKLQKPLYVLATADEETTMAGARFFAQSQLIKPDVAIIGEPTGLVPVVMHKGHMSHRITVRGQSGHSSQPALGVNAIEIIYQVIGKLIALKDTLQQNYHNDAFDVPAPTLNLGAINGGDNANRICGFCSLDLDLRSLPGIADDELIHWLNDSLKDLAERYPGRINIKELHPSTPSFEQKKPSGLISLAEEISGHQCCAVNYATEAPYIQQLGCQTIVLGPGSIKQAHQGDEYLAFDQIDKTEHLLVKMIRHYCL, encoded by the coding sequence ATGAATAATTTACCTGATTTTACCGACTCATTAAAACAACTGATCGCCAGTCCTTCTATCAGCTCCACACAAAGCAGCTGGGATCAGGGAAATCTTGATATTATCCAATTACTTGCCGCCTGGTTTGAACAGCTGGGTTTTAACATCCAGATACAGGCGGTGCCCCACAGCAATAACAAATATAATATGCTGGCGAAGCTTGGCAGCGGCGAAGGCGGCCTATTGCTGGCGGGACACAGCGATACCGTGCCTTTTGATGAAGACCGCTGGAGCTCGGATCCCCTGAGCCTGACCAGCAAGAACGACAGGTTCTATGGCCTGGGCACCTGTGATATGAAGGGCTTCTTCGCTTTTATTCTCCAGGCCTGCCGCCAGCTTGACGCCAAAAAGCTGCAAAAGCCCTTATACGTGCTGGCCACTGCCGATGAAGAAACCACTATGGCAGGGGCCCGCTTTTTCGCCCAGAGCCAGCTGATCAAACCCGATGTCGCCATTATCGGCGAACCTACCGGTTTAGTACCTGTGGTGATGCACAAGGGGCATATGTCGCACCGCATTACGGTCCGGGGGCAGTCGGGACATTCCAGCCAGCCGGCGCTCGGCGTCAATGCCATAGAAATCATCTATCAGGTTATCGGCAAGCTGATAGCCTTAAAAGATACCTTGCAGCAGAATTACCATAACGATGCCTTTGACGTACCGGCGCCAACCCTGAACCTGGGGGCGATAAACGGCGGCGATAACGCCAACCGGATCTGCGGCTTCTGCTCTTTAGACCTGGATCTGCGCTCCCTGCCCGGCATAGCTGACGATGAGCTGATCCACTGGCTTAACGACAGCCTCAAAGATCTGGCCGAGCGCTACCCGGGACGCATTAATATCAAAGAATTACACCCCAGTACCCCCAGCTTCGAGCAGAAAAAGCCCAGCGGTTTGATCAGCCTGGCGGAAGAGATCAGCGGCCATCAGTGCTGCGCGGTCAACTACGCCACCGAAGCCCCCTATATCCAGCAACTGGGTTGCCAGACCATAGTATTGGGACCGGGCTCCATTAAACAGGCGCACCAGGGAGATGAATATCTGGCGTTTGACCAGATCGATAAAACCGAACACCTGCTGGTAAAAATGATCCGGCATTATTGCTTGTAA
- the metF gene encoding methylenetetrahydrofolate reductase has product MGYSHARQVESLNRSLSEISQDIQVSFEFFPPNSPEMENTLWNSIERLAPLKPSFVSVTYGAGSGTRDRTHDVIKRIQKDTALIAAPHLTCIDAGKEELVQIAKDYWESGVRHIVALRGDLPDSSEKPSMYASDLVGLLKSVADFDISVAAYPEGHPEAPNPQFDLLNLKRKVESGANRAISQFFFDIESYLRFRDRCVTVGIDVEIIPGILPVTNYKTLERFAGLTNVHVPSWMPKMYEGLEDDETTRRLVGANIAMEQVKVLNKEGVKNFHFYTLNRAELTYAICHTLGIRP; this is encoded by the coding sequence ATGGGTTATAGCCATGCCAGACAAGTTGAGTCGTTAAACCGCAGTTTAAGTGAGATCAGCCAGGACATTCAGGTATCGTTTGAATTTTTTCCGCCTAACTCCCCTGAGATGGAAAACACCTTGTGGAATTCGATCGAACGCCTGGCGCCGCTAAAGCCCAGTTTTGTTTCCGTGACCTATGGCGCCGGCAGCGGCACCCGCGACCGTACCCATGATGTGATCAAACGGATACAGAAAGACACCGCACTTATTGCCGCCCCGCATTTAACCTGCATTGATGCCGGTAAAGAGGAGCTGGTACAGATCGCCAAAGACTACTGGGAAAGTGGCGTCCGCCATATAGTCGCTTTGCGGGGGGATTTGCCCGACAGTAGCGAAAAGCCGAGCATGTATGCCAGTGATCTGGTGGGACTGTTAAAGTCGGTGGCGGATTTCGACATTTCTGTTGCCGCCTACCCGGAAGGGCATCCGGAAGCGCCGAATCCGCAATTTGATTTGCTGAATTTAAAACGTAAGGTGGAGTCGGGGGCCAACCGCGCCATCAGCCAGTTTTTCTTTGATATCGAGTCTTACCTGCGTTTTCGTGACCGCTGCGTTACCGTCGGCATAGATGTGGAAATTATCCCGGGGATCTTGCCCGTGACCAACTATAAAACGCTGGAACGTTTTGCCGGTTTAACCAATGTCCATGTCCCCAGCTGGATGCCGAAAATGTATGAAGGGCTTGAAGACGATGAAACCACCAGGCGCCTGGTGGGGGCCAATATCGCCATGGAGCAGGTGAAGGTTTTAAATAAGGAGGGGGTGAAAAATTTCCACTTCTACACCTTAAACCGGGCCGAGCTTACGTATGCTATCTGCCATACCTTAGGCATACGGCCTTAA
- the metL gene encoding bifunctional aspartate kinase/homoserine dehydrogenase II, with protein MTQTNTLEQLDFAQNNLEKHSVNIHKFGGSSLATPECLERVVSIICRHCQLNDIIVVSANGKTTDLLLSLQQLALSGEPLDTSLALLSEQQTALIYALLNAENAGRLAGEFEQDLNRLVAWLAEDPAVFESDILALGEIWSARLLSALLNERICASYYLDARDFLVIDNPRDCRVDNPVSKANLQNCRRGQKLAVITGFICKDHAGNSCTLGRNGSDYSATIFASLLSAKNVTLWTDVDGIYSADPRVVPSARKLHRLPNAVARELGRLGNPVLHKKTLQPLTGSIGGAASHLHVASSFDVQAAATEIGEFGQIARQELSVTHLNDLLLVTCEALQGDVLADIVAEFSPVYSDQKSGQLVILASQQKALTDALAVLGAQLTVTPVSLIAAVGYQVALRLDIYGRFKRALKNDRVLRFFNSEEQHSIIALLPQETTPELLNKVHHEIVKDARHIGLVVAGLGNIGQRFLELLPGQLSRIPALENVHLVGLVSSKKALIQPDGLEVNSALADFSAQATDYTNGELLDWLKHHPYDEMILVDITPSEAFSRLYGEFFDLGIHVIGANKWAASAGTDIYHELKNKAGKSGSLWLGNTTVGAGLPVNYALDDLLGSGDQITEISGVFSGTLSWLFEHYDAQKPFSVLLKEALAQGITEPDPREDLSGRDVQRKLLILARAAGFELSLEDINCQNLVPESLQELGTEAFLQQAAGLDAYFLQQYQQANEKNACIRYIARFSSQQGKVKAGVSLELLAVEHAFANLTPCDNIFQIKSHWYQDNPLIIRGPGAGRDVTAGGLHSDLVTACRQLVNKQHQVTLKGIN; from the coding sequence ATGACTCAGACAAATACGCTTGAGCAGCTTGATTTTGCTCAAAATAATTTAGAAAAGCACAGCGTTAATATCCATAAGTTCGGCGGCAGCAGTCTGGCGACCCCCGAATGTTTAGAACGTGTGGTGAGCATCATCTGCCGCCATTGCCAGCTGAATGACATTATCGTGGTTTCCGCCAACGGCAAAACCACAGACCTGCTGCTGTCCCTGCAACAACTGGCGCTTAGCGGCGAGCCGCTGGACACCTCACTGGCCTTGCTGAGCGAGCAGCAAACGGCGTTGATTTACGCCTTATTGAATGCGGAAAATGCCGGCCGGCTGGCGGGAGAATTTGAACAGGATCTCAACCGGCTGGTTGCCTGGCTGGCGGAAGATCCGGCCGTCTTTGAAAGCGATATCCTGGCCCTGGGAGAAATCTGGTCGGCACGTTTATTGTCGGCCTTGTTAAATGAGCGTATCTGCGCCAGCTATTACCTTGATGCCCGGGATTTTCTGGTGATCGACAATCCCCGTGATTGCCGGGTGGACAACCCGGTCAGCAAAGCCAATTTGCAAAACTGCCGCCGGGGGCAAAAGCTGGCGGTGATCACCGGGTTTATCTGTAAAGATCATGCGGGTAATTCCTGCACTTTGGGGCGCAACGGCAGCGATTATTCAGCGACTATCTTCGCCTCGTTATTGTCGGCGAAAAATGTCACCTTGTGGACGGATGTCGACGGTATCTACAGTGCCGATCCCAGGGTAGTGCCTTCGGCGCGCAAACTGCACCGTTTGCCCAATGCGGTGGCTCGGGAGTTGGGTCGGTTGGGCAACCCGGTATTGCATAAAAAAACCTTGCAGCCGTTAACCGGTAGTATCGGTGGCGCTGCCAGCCATCTGCATGTTGCCAGCAGCTTTGATGTTCAGGCGGCGGCAACTGAGATCGGCGAATTCGGCCAGATTGCCCGTCAGGAGCTGTCGGTTACCCATCTGAATGATCTGCTGCTGGTGACTTGTGAAGCTTTGCAAGGGGATGTGCTGGCGGATATTGTTGCCGAGTTTTCACCTGTTTACAGCGACCAGAAATCGGGACAGCTGGTGATCCTGGCGTCCCAGCAAAAGGCGTTAACTGATGCGTTGGCTGTTTTAGGGGCGCAATTGACTGTTACTCCGGTCAGCTTAATTGCCGCCGTGGGTTACCAGGTAGCCCTGCGCCTGGATATCTACGGCCGTTTCAAGCGCGCGTTGAAAAACGATCGGGTGCTGCGCTTTTTTAATTCCGAGGAGCAGCACAGCATTATCGCCCTCTTGCCCCAGGAAACCACACCGGAACTGTTAAACAAGGTACATCACGAAATTGTCAAAGACGCCCGCCATATAGGTTTAGTAGTGGCGGGCCTGGGTAATATCGGCCAGCGTTTTCTGGAACTGCTGCCGGGCCAGTTATCCCGGATACCGGCATTAGAAAACGTACACCTGGTGGGGCTGGTTAGCTCGAAAAAGGCCCTGATCCAACCCGACGGCCTGGAAGTGAATTCGGCGCTGGCGGACTTTAGCGCACAGGCCACAGACTATACCAATGGGGAGTTGCTGGATTGGTTAAAACACCATCCTTATGATGAGATGATCCTGGTGGATATCACCCCGAGTGAAGCCTTCAGCCGCCTTTACGGGGAATTTTTCGATTTGGGTATCCATGTGATCGGCGCTAACAAATGGGCGGCCTCTGCCGGTACGGACATTTATCATGAGTTAAAAAACAAAGCGGGCAAAAGCGGCAGTTTATGGCTGGGCAACACCACGGTCGGCGCCGGCTTACCTGTGAATTATGCCCTGGATGACCTGCTCGGCAGCGGCGATCAAATCACGGAAATTTCCGGCGTTTTCTCCGGCACCCTGTCTTGGTTATTTGAGCATTATGATGCACAAAAGCCGTTTTCCGTGCTGCTGAAAGAGGCCCTGGCCCAGGGGATCACGGAACCGGATCCCAGGGAAGACCTGTCCGGACGTGATGTGCAGCGCAAATTACTGATCCTGGCCCGGGCGGCGGGATTTGAGTTATCGCTTGAAGATATAAATTGCCAGAACTTGGTGCCCGAGTCGTTGCAGGAGCTGGGCACAGAGGCATTTTTGCAGCAAGCGGCCGGGCTTGACGCTTATTTCCTGCAGCAGTATCAGCAGGCTAACGAAAAAAATGCCTGTATCCGGTATATCGCCAGGTTCTCTTCGCAGCAGGGGAAAGTGAAAGCCGGAGTGTCGCTGGAGCTGCTGGCGGTTGAACATGCCTTTGCCAATTTGACCCCCTGCGACAATATTTTTCAAATCAAAAGCCACTGGTATCAGGACAACCCTTTGATCATCCGCGGACCCGGCGCCGGGCGGGATGTTACCGCAGGGGGACTGCATTCGGATCTGGTAACCGCCTGCCGGCAGCTAGTGAACAAACAACACCAAGTAACACTTAAGGGGATAAACTAA
- the metB gene encoding cystathionine gamma-synthase: MANNKEATIAVRAGINNDKHHGAVVAPIHLSSTYSLTGFNEKREFDYSRTGNPTRATFAEAVAELEQGAHGIVTSTGMSAVHLLCQLLAVDDLVVIPHDCYGGSYRLFSHLAKRGLFKLLVVDQNDSDALAQALAHKPKLVLIETPSNPLLRIVDIKAVTEASHKAGALVAVDNTFLSPVLQQPLVLGADIVFHSTTKYINGHSDVVGGVLVTREKELGEQLAWWANCIGITGSAFDSYLSLRGLKTLPIRMKQHQSNADAVARFLAGHPAIERVYYPGLTEHPGHDIARKQQKSFGAMLSFEVKGGVEAVKALFANLSLFTLAQSLGGVESLISHPSTMTHAGMDLEAQLVAGISQSLVRISVGIEDIDDIIGDLDAGLTASQSQLTGSDSGNTAAENTPASLDGNATLRVVADKDADKEAQTKTFNFNPALTSLW, translated from the coding sequence ATGGCTAATAACAAAGAAGCAACAATTGCCGTCAGGGCCGGTATTAACAATGATAAGCATCATGGTGCTGTAGTTGCGCCAATTCACTTATCCAGTACATATTCCTTAACCGGTTTTAATGAAAAGCGTGAATTTGACTATTCCCGTACCGGAAATCCTACCCGCGCCACTTTTGCCGAGGCGGTTGCCGAATTAGAGCAGGGGGCCCACGGCATAGTTACCAGCACCGGCATGTCTGCGGTGCATTTATTGTGTCAGTTATTAGCCGTGGATGATCTCGTGGTCATCCCCCACGATTGTTACGGCGGCAGCTACCGCTTGTTCAGCCACCTGGCGAAAAGGGGGCTGTTCAAATTGCTGGTGGTGGACCAAAACGACAGCGATGCCCTTGCACAAGCCTTAGCGCACAAACCTAAGCTGGTGCTGATTGAAACCCCGAGCAATCCTCTGCTGAGAATCGTGGACATTAAAGCGGTTACCGAAGCCAGCCATAAGGCGGGCGCCCTGGTGGCGGTGGACAATACTTTCTTGTCTCCTGTGTTGCAGCAGCCTTTGGTACTGGGGGCGGATATCGTGTTCCATTCCACCACTAAATATATCAATGGCCACAGCGATGTTGTCGGCGGCGTTTTGGTTACCAGAGAAAAAGAGCTCGGGGAGCAGCTGGCCTGGTGGGCAAACTGTATCGGCATTACCGGCTCGGCCTTTGACAGTTACCTGAGTTTACGCGGCCTGAAAACTTTGCCTATCAGAATGAAGCAGCACCAAAGCAATGCCGATGCCGTAGCCAGGTTTTTAGCGGGTCATCCGGCGATAGAGCGGGTGTATTACCCCGGCTTAACAGAACACCCCGGGCACGATATTGCCCGCAAACAGCAAAAATCATTCGGCGCCATGCTCAGCTTTGAAGTTAAGGGCGGAGTTGAAGCGGTTAAGGCCCTGTTTGCCAATTTGTCCCTGTTTACCCTGGCCCAGTCTTTAGGGGGGGTGGAGAGTTTGATCAGCCATCCGTCCACCATGACTCATGCCGGAATGGATCTGGAAGCCCAGCTGGTGGCGGGCATTAGCCAGTCGCTGGTGCGTATTTCCGTCGGTATAGAAGATATCGACGACATCATCGGTGACCTTGATGCCGGTTTAACGGCGAGCCAGTCACAGCTTACCGGTTCGGACTCAGGTAATACTGCGGCTGAAAATACACCGGCTTCCCTTGATGGCAATGCCACACTGAGGGTTGTCGCAGACAAGGATGCAGACAAGGAAGCGCAGACAAAAACTTTTAACTTCAATCCGGCACTGACGAGCTTGTGGTAA
- the metJ gene encoding met regulon transcriptional regulator MetJ, producing the protein MAEWNAEYINPYAEHGKKSEQVKKITVSIPLRVLKVLTDERTRRQVNNLRHATNSELLCEAFLHAFTGQPLPDDADLAKDNNEKLPASVRKALEEKGITDFSAYEAEE; encoded by the coding sequence ATGGCAGAGTGGAATGCCGAATATATTAATCCATACGCCGAGCACGGGAAAAAAAGCGAGCAGGTCAAAAAAATCACTGTTTCTATCCCTTTGCGCGTGTTAAAAGTGTTAACGGATGAAAGAACCCGTAGACAAGTCAATAACTTACGACATGCGACTAATAGTGAACTCTTATGCGAAGCTTTTTTGCATGCCTTTACCGGGCAACCGCTGCCGGACGATGCAGATCTCGCCAAAGACAATAATGAGAAATTACCGGCAAGCGTAAGAAAGGCACTTGAAGAAAAAGGCATCACAGATTTCAGTGCCTACGAAGCCGAAGAATAA
- a CDS encoding PEP-CTERM sorting domain-containing protein: protein MKANFFKTAVAGLILSASAITSQAYAGAIDLNSWSQHGSASNGNWTVAPDGSSVVQSINGNPTFFVSPDSFINKEFTGSFGVETSSDDDFVGFVFGYNGLDDFYLFDWKQGTQTVNGQVGYEGFTLSKISAGANVSSVTNLWGHNGPGIEVLASDYGNDRGWADNTVYEFTLGYTDTEINIGINGGSFVNEQIFSISGLNNQAGSFGFYNMSQATVRYSGFEEDTCTENCGNVPEPSTIAIFALGLMGIGARRFKK, encoded by the coding sequence ATGAAAGCTAACTTCTTCAAAACTGCCGTAGCCGGCCTTATCCTGTCAGCCAGCGCTATTACCTCCCAAGCCTATGCCGGTGCTATCGATCTAAACTCCTGGTCACAACACGGCAGCGCAAGCAACGGCAACTGGACCGTAGCCCCTGACGGTTCTTCGGTAGTCCAGTCTATCAATGGTAACCCAACATTTTTTGTCAGCCCTGACTCTTTCATCAATAAAGAATTCACCGGCTCTTTCGGCGTAGAAACTTCCAGTGACGACGACTTTGTCGGTTTTGTTTTCGGCTACAACGGACTGGACGATTTTTACCTGTTCGACTGGAAACAAGGCACACAAACCGTTAACGGCCAGGTTGGCTATGAAGGTTTTACCCTGTCTAAAATTTCTGCCGGCGCCAATGTCAGTTCAGTAACCAACCTATGGGGTCACAATGGCCCGGGCATTGAAGTACTGGCATCAGACTACGGCAACGACCGCGGCTGGGCAGACAATACTGTTTACGAATTCACCCTGGGTTATACCGATACCGAAATCAACATCGGCATCAACGGCGGCAGCTTTGTTAACGAACAGATCTTCAGCATCTCGGGCCTGAACAACCAGGCGGGCAGCTTCGGTTTCTATAACATGTCCCAGGCAACCGTAAGATACAGCGGTTTTGAAGAAGACACCTGTACCGAAAATTGCGGCAACGTACCTGAGCCTTCTACCATAGCAATTTTTGCCTTAGGCCTGATGGGTATCGGCGCACGTCGCTTTAAAAAATAA
- the ctlX gene encoding citrulline utilization hydrolase CtlX, protein MKTYQQAPGAVVMIRPHHFCPNPQTAADNAFQTSNQDLKEQDIKTKALAQVDAAAATLSRCGVEVMLFDDETTATPDSVFPNNWFSTHENGAVGIYPMFCENRRRERRTDILTRLSSIYRVTQTFDYAHFENQAQFLEGTGAMVLDHVNRIAYAVKSKRMSDWVLNHFCRDFNYQALAFHACDENGVDIYHTNVLMCIGTGFAMIGAELIKDMQERDKVMQSLQMGGREVIALSLEQIKHFAGNALELRTPAGNILAISQTAYDSLNLEQINTIEKHVKIVPLDVSTIELAGGSIRCMLAGIHLPKKSETLADCS, encoded by the coding sequence ATGAAAACTTACCAACAGGCGCCGGGCGCCGTCGTTATGATCCGCCCCCACCATTTTTGCCCCAATCCGCAAACCGCTGCGGATAATGCTTTTCAAACCAGTAACCAGGATTTGAAAGAGCAGGACATTAAAACAAAAGCCCTGGCTCAGGTGGATGCCGCTGCCGCTACCTTAAGCCGCTGTGGGGTCGAGGTGATGTTGTTTGATGATGAAACCACAGCTACACCCGACTCCGTGTTTCCCAATAACTGGTTCAGCACCCATGAAAACGGCGCTGTCGGCATTTATCCCATGTTCTGTGAAAACCGGCGCAGGGAGAGAAGGACAGATATCCTGACGCGGCTGAGCAGTATATACCGGGTGACGCAAACCTTTGATTATGCTCATTTTGAAAACCAGGCACAGTTTCTGGAAGGCACGGGCGCCATGGTACTGGATCATGTAAACCGTATCGCCTATGCGGTGAAATCAAAACGTATGAGCGATTGGGTGCTTAATCACTTTTGCCGGGATTTTAATTACCAGGCGCTGGCTTTCCATGCCTGTGACGAAAACGGTGTCGATATTTATCATACCAATGTTTTAATGTGCATAGGCACCGGTTTTGCCATGATAGGGGCAGAGCTGATTAAAGATATGCAAGAGCGTGACAAAGTGATGCAAAGCCTGCAAATGGGGGGCAGGGAGGTAATAGCCCTAAGCCTGGAGCAAATTAAACATTTTGCCGGTAATGCCCTGGAGCTTAGGACACCTGCGGGCAACATTCTGGCGATATCGCAAACCGCCTATGACTCTCTTAATCTGGAGCAGATAAATACGATTGAAAAACATGTAAAAATAGTGCCGTTGGATGTTTCCACTATAGAATTGGCGGGAGGCTCTATCCGCTGTATGCTGGCGGGCATACATTTGCCAAAGAAAAGCGAAACTCTAGCCGATTGCAGTTAA
- a CDS encoding Lrp/AsnC family transcriptional regulator, whose product MSDLDHIDRQLIGLLRSDARTSVSQLAKTIDVSRATVQNRINRLEKRGVITGYTALVSPGTNEQVSLIRALMNIELKGTSTKNVKQALMAEPSVCAIHTTNGRWDMIVELQTKSLEEFDQVLGRIRDINEVSASETSILLSSHRISSQEL is encoded by the coding sequence ATGAGTGATTTGGATCATATCGACAGGCAATTGATCGGTTTGCTGCGCTCGGATGCCCGCACCTCGGTGTCGCAGTTGGCAAAAACTATAGACGTTTCCCGTGCCACGGTGCAGAACCGCATTAACCGCCTGGAAAAACGCGGCGTGATCACAGGTTATACCGCCCTGGTGTCGCCGGGCACCAACGAGCAGGTTTCCCTGATCCGGGCATTGATGAATATCGAACTTAAGGGCACGTCAACGAAAAACGTCAAGCAGGCGTTAATGGCCGAACCCAGTGTTTGTGCCATACATACCACCAACGGTCGCTGGGACATGATAGTTGAGCTGCAAACCAAATCGCTGGAGGAGTTTGACCAGGTGCTGGGGCGTATTCGCGACATTAATGAAGTGTCGGCATCGGAAACCAGTATTTTATTGTCGAGCCACAGGATCAGTTCACAAGAGTTATAG